In Arthrobacter citreus, a genomic segment contains:
- a CDS encoding cache domain-containing protein: MTATSTPALKAANEIAAWMNALGQDVNKLAAETAALWLDHPTPLSITARETADIEALAREFLGAHSFAVGAGVIFSMEAIKNKDGGLEWWTKREHAIEKLEFDLEPGGERFYDYQNMPFFASAGRTGEPAAWGPYVDYLGLDEYILTHSAPIQRHGKFAGIAGCDIRIRDMEDIFMPALRTIPGDAALLNSSGRVVVGNSGAYLVGERIRSAPSDKILIPIDVPHLEFSLLCGS, from the coding sequence ATGACCGCCACCAGTACCCCGGCCCTGAAAGCTGCAAACGAAATTGCTGCGTGGATGAACGCGCTGGGTCAAGATGTCAACAAACTGGCTGCAGAGACAGCAGCGCTCTGGCTGGATCACCCCACTCCCCTCAGTATCACCGCCAGAGAAACGGCCGACATCGAAGCCCTGGCCCGGGAGTTTTTGGGCGCCCATAGTTTCGCCGTAGGGGCTGGAGTGATTTTTTCCATGGAAGCCATCAAGAATAAGGACGGTGGTCTCGAGTGGTGGACCAAACGCGAACACGCCATTGAGAAACTGGAGTTTGACCTCGAGCCGGGGGGCGAGCGATTTTATGACTACCAGAACATGCCTTTTTTTGCTTCGGCCGGCCGCACCGGGGAGCCCGCGGCGTGGGGTCCGTATGTCGACTACTTGGGCCTGGACGAGTACATCCTTACCCACTCGGCCCCCATCCAGCGTCACGGCAAGTTCGCAGGAATAGCTGGCTGTGACATCAGAATCAGGGACATGGAAGATATTTTCATGCCCGCGCTCAGAACGATTCCCGGAGACGCAGCGTTGCTCAATTCGAGCGGACGCGTCGTCGTAGGAAATTCAGGCGCATACCTGGTGGGTGAGAGGATCCGATCCGCGCCGAGCGACAAGATCCTCATCCCGATTGATGTGCCTCATCTTGAATTTTCACTGCTCTGTGGCAGCTGA
- a CDS encoding APC family permease, with the protein MRGQIAEPAGEVGADKDAEQLASLGYSYDSQFKREMTFWGNVSLGFTYLSPVVAIYSLFAASLGIAGPPMFWSLVIVGLGQFFVAVIFGEVVAAYPVAGGVYPWSRRLWGRKWGWMNGWVYLIALLTTIASIAYGAGPFLSTFLGMEGTTNSVIVAGLVVIAVATVLNLGGTKVLNTVAMFGLLAELGGALVVGTWLLMTARHHDLSVLFQAFGAGEGSSYFVAFAAAGLIGIFQYYGFEACGDVAEEVVNPGRTIPKAMRMTIYIGGFAAMFVCLSLILAVPDFGAVISGADADPVGNVLLAAFGPIGFKVVLAVVLVSFLSCVLSLQAATSRLAYSMARDGMLPGSKLLSVFSESRHVPPYALLLAGLVPALIVVGSKVSSDALTVIISFAAMGMYMGFQMVVLASLRARLRGWKPNGAFQLGAWGIPVNVAALVWGVLGIINMAWPRTPEDGWFANYVVLISAVAVVVSGLIYMTWKKPHLKGDAPAGDAIPVGSARNAEAVVAAPKDER; encoded by the coding sequence ATGCGCGGACAGATCGCGGAACCTGCGGGGGAGGTCGGGGCCGATAAGGACGCTGAGCAGCTCGCCAGCCTTGGCTACTCGTACGACAGCCAGTTCAAGCGGGAGATGACGTTCTGGGGAAACGTCTCGTTGGGGTTTACCTACCTGTCGCCGGTAGTGGCAATCTATTCCTTGTTCGCGGCATCCCTCGGGATTGCCGGGCCGCCGATGTTCTGGTCCCTCGTCATCGTTGGGCTCGGGCAGTTCTTTGTTGCCGTGATTTTCGGTGAAGTTGTAGCTGCCTACCCGGTTGCGGGCGGCGTTTATCCCTGGTCCAGGCGGCTTTGGGGCCGTAAATGGGGGTGGATGAACGGCTGGGTCTATCTCATCGCTCTCCTGACCACCATCGCCAGCATCGCCTATGGGGCGGGCCCATTCTTGAGTACCTTCCTGGGCATGGAAGGCACCACCAACTCAGTCATCGTGGCGGGTCTCGTCGTAATCGCAGTAGCGACAGTCCTCAACCTGGGCGGCACTAAGGTGCTGAACACCGTTGCCATGTTCGGTCTTTTAGCAGAACTTGGCGGAGCACTGGTGGTCGGAACCTGGCTCCTGATGACGGCCCGGCACCATGACCTCAGCGTCTTGTTCCAGGCGTTTGGCGCCGGGGAAGGCAGCAGTTATTTCGTAGCCTTTGCAGCAGCAGGCTTGATCGGAATTTTCCAGTACTACGGTTTTGAAGCCTGCGGAGATGTGGCCGAGGAAGTAGTCAATCCCGGCCGGACAATCCCCAAAGCCATGAGAATGACCATCTACATCGGTGGCTTTGCGGCCATGTTTGTATGCCTGTCCCTTATCCTTGCTGTTCCCGACTTCGGGGCCGTCATTTCAGGGGCTGACGCAGATCCCGTGGGGAATGTCCTGCTTGCAGCATTCGGCCCCATCGGTTTCAAGGTGGTCCTTGCAGTGGTCCTAGTCTCATTCCTCTCCTGCGTGCTGAGCCTTCAGGCGGCCACCTCCCGGCTTGCCTATTCGATGGCCCGTGACGGGATGCTTCCGGGCAGCAAGCTCCTGAGTGTCTTCAGCGAAAGCCGCCACGTACCTCCGTATGCGCTGCTCCTTGCGGGTTTGGTGCCAGCCCTGATTGTTGTCGGGTCGAAAGTTTCTAGCGACGCCCTGACGGTGATTATTTCCTTTGCCGCTATGGGGATGTACATGGGGTTCCAGATGGTGGTTTTGGCTTCCCTCCGTGCTCGCCTCCGTGGCTGGAAGCCCAACGGAGCCTTCCAGCTTGGTGCCTGGGGCATTCCGGTTAATGTCGCCGCACTGGTGTGGGGAGTTCTCGGAATTATCAACATGGCTTGGCCCCGGACTCCGGAAGACGGTTGGTTCGCCAACTACGTTGTCTTGATTTCCGCCGTCGCCGTGGTCGTGTCTGGCCTGATTTACATGACCTGGAAAAAGCCGCATCTCAAGGGCGACGCTCCGGCCGGTGACGCCATTCCGGTAGGTTCCGCGCGCAACGCTGAAGCCGTGGTCGCCGCGCCGAAGGATGAAAGGTAA
- a CDS encoding FadR/GntR family transcriptional regulator, whose protein sequence is MPSTTAFQAQVYRSLPETERAEAIVDRISKAIALGLLKVGERLPPETALSEMFGVAPSTLREALADLRDQGIVTTRRGRSGGTFIVKHPFTSVDAINKWFRKTSIAEIRDAGDEHAAIAAAAVRLACERAEAHEISRLLELARTLAMADKPELRARADSRFHIELAVLAQSPRLMNAEIRLQAEIVQPLWASVPLPRDAERVAAEHVALAHAIANHEPENAQRLMLEHIRHDVHHLVDAKLFLGYPTSQQERP, encoded by the coding sequence TTGCCATCTACCACTGCCTTTCAAGCCCAGGTTTACAGGTCGCTGCCTGAGACTGAACGAGCCGAGGCCATCGTCGACCGGATTTCAAAAGCTATAGCTCTTGGCCTGCTGAAGGTTGGCGAACGGCTTCCTCCGGAGACAGCCCTGTCCGAGATGTTCGGCGTTGCACCATCCACCCTGCGGGAAGCGCTGGCGGACCTCAGGGACCAGGGAATCGTCACCACCCGCCGGGGACGCAGCGGCGGAACATTTATCGTCAAGCACCCCTTCACCTCAGTTGACGCCATCAACAAATGGTTCCGGAAAACCTCCATCGCCGAGATCCGCGATGCCGGGGACGAGCATGCCGCCATTGCTGCCGCGGCTGTTCGGCTGGCCTGCGAACGGGCCGAGGCTCATGAGATCAGCAGGCTCCTGGAGTTGGCCCGGACTCTCGCGATGGCAGATAAGCCGGAACTGCGCGCCCGTGCTGACAGCAGATTCCACATTGAACTGGCCGTCCTGGCTCAGTCGCCAAGACTGATGAATGCAGAAATCAGGTTACAGGCGGAAATAGTCCAACCCCTTTGGGCGTCCGTTCCGCTTCCCCGGGATGCGGAAAGAGTGGCGGCCGAACATGTCGCACTGGCCCACGCTATAGCAAATCACGAACCTGAGAACGCCCAACGGCTAATGCTGGAACATATCCGGCATGACGTCCATCATTTGGTCGATGCAAAGTTGTTCCTCGGGTACCCCACGTCGCAGCAGGAGCGCCCATGA
- a CDS encoding dimethylamine monooxygenase subunit DmmA family protein: protein MKGNNLVLITGIKSRPIYDKLSPMDSGRCHVAAAQGSGGGPLVRLLGEMSPDQLSATTVFYSVESFTGQNYLADIQNFTVHDLYVFHSNADAVGRLDAFLATAQMGTRLYIAGSESFIGTSMQVATSYGVNRDEVLREHAGSFVRRVWCAHCSHYSENVTHRVFQCPGCDRHLIVRDHYSGRLAAFQGVKADGEVPGELPDNEELDT, encoded by the coding sequence ATGAAAGGTAACAACCTCGTGCTAATCACTGGCATCAAAAGCCGACCAATTTACGACAAGCTCTCACCCATGGACAGCGGCCGCTGCCATGTCGCTGCCGCGCAGGGAAGCGGCGGAGGGCCCCTGGTGCGCCTGCTTGGCGAGATGAGCCCAGACCAGCTGAGCGCTACGACCGTGTTCTATTCAGTCGAATCGTTCACCGGCCAGAACTACCTGGCTGACATACAAAATTTCACCGTGCACGATCTTTACGTGTTCCACAGCAACGCGGATGCCGTTGGCAGGCTGGATGCGTTCCTTGCCACGGCACAAATGGGAACCCGGCTGTATATCGCCGGCTCGGAGAGCTTCATCGGCACATCGATGCAGGTTGCCACCTCATACGGCGTGAACCGGGACGAGGTGCTGCGTGAGCACGCGGGTTCGTTTGTGCGGCGGGTATGGTGCGCGCACTGCAGCCATTACTCGGAGAACGTGACCCACCGGGTGTTCCAGTGTCCTGGCTGCGACCGCCATTTGATTGTGCGTGACCACTACTCCGGAAGGCTCGCGGCGTTCCAGGGCGTGAAAGCCGACGGCGAAGTACCAGGAGAACTGCCGGACAATGAGGAGTTGGATACATGA